In the genome of Danio rerio strain Tuebingen ecotype United States chromosome 23, GRCz12tu, whole genome shotgun sequence, one region contains:
- the si:rp71-17i16.5 gene encoding phosphatidylinositol 4,5-bisphosphate 3-kinase catalytic subunit gamma isoform, with translation MENSWEGVRDIQPEPCSDNNLVFICKLPAREGFQSVDSREPLQIKLPGQCSVHQLRVRLCMLAQENNRISEPFALLDPERYSLLYHKEEEWYEIYDDFQVLQTLDAPWFQGTDGLQTVFVTVLAQKSASEERVYFQHVLNELIGYDLDSSNANRLGELAYTRRKFATPRTQELKKRDLIAYATEPWTTSIVLPNDQQGYFQRTLSVTLYYNGSNLSIKADLTQKPSDILKIFWESLPKGSLPIESWTSDHVLKVCGREEFLSGDFQLSNYLWVRHCLKNSLELHLSVVAISSLPDDTVSTEYWPLVDSLTGLSSSHEELCLKKKEVEDIVLISLWDCERKFRVKLLGFDIPDLPSKVPSLVYVEATIIYGKKTISSICSTPKEFTDEVLWNTWLEFDILIRDIPQGAKLGLTINATEAAKETKSSSSKVPDHHKGKLQVLYFVNLQLIDHRSLLSQGPHTLNMWPFPEWDEEAVTYEADKLSTATNPDVANSMAITFMLDRYSFPVVLPNGRSSSCSGTSPVSESSSLDLAGESRLSAPFSEASSTATLTRMRNLKKFKEESVHYVSNLPQFLRTVNWMLPTVVQEVHWLLSHWGPEDIELFVALELLSVDFADLKVRRLAVQRLEILSNDEVLKYLLQLVQTLKVEPYHDSFLARFLLKRALRSKRIGHFFFWYLRSEVAGCPFFRQRMAVILEAYLLGCGEAMLAEFQSQVQVVSYLHDVALAVKLLYPDRTDLPSTAPQKLQELLEKCDLPSDFQVPFDPRVRAGSIILKDCKIMASKKKPLWLEFSCIQSEAPPSPPVGIIFKHGDDLRQDMLIIQTLVVMDSIWQEKGLDLNLVPYGCISTGFNIGMIEIVRNAITIASVQRSQGGVAGAFKNNALYDWLQTKCPFQEKHFQATEKFVNSCAGYCVATYVLGIGDRHNDNIMITDQGNLFHIDFGHILGNTKSFWGVNRERVPFVLTPDFLYVMGRVKGRPSLYFQRFRDTCINAYLSLRAQSRLLVTLFSLMLLTGIPELSMSQDMLYLRTALQQDQSEEEARNHLLQQIALCEHKGWTVQANWWFHLMAGIK, from the exons ATGGAGAACAGCTGGGAAGGTGTGCGGGATATACAACCGGAGCCTTGCTCAGATAACAACCTTGTATTCATTTGCAAGTTACCAGCCAGAGAAGGTTTTCAGTCAGTGGACAGCAGGGAGCCCTTACAGATCAAACTCCCAGGACAATGCAGCGTACATCAGCTTCGAGTGCGACTTTGTATGCTAGCACAGGAGAATAACCGAATATCTGAACCATTTGCACTTCTGGACCCAGAACGATACAGTCTGCTGTACCACAAGGAGGAAGAGTGGTATGAAATTTATGACGACTTTCAGGTATTGCAAACTCTTGATGCACCCTGGTTTCAGGGTACTGATGGTCTTCAGACTGTCTTTGTTACTGTGCTGGCTCAGAAATCTGCCTCAGAGGAGAGAGTTTATTTCCAGCATGTTTTGAATGAACTAATTGGGTATGATTTAGACTCTTCAAATGCTAATCGTTTAGGTGAGCTTGCCTATACTCGAAGAAAGTTTGCCACGCCACGAACCCAAGAACTGAAAAAACGAGATCTAATAGCTTATGCCACTGAACCCTGGACAACTTCCATCGTGCTCCCAAATGATCAGCAAGGCTACTTTCAGCGGACACTTTCAGTGACTCTTTATTATAATGGTTCAAATCTTTCGATTAAAGCTGATTTGACTCAAAAACCCAGTGATATCCTCAAGATCTTTTGGGAATCATTGCCAAAGGGGAGCCTACCAATTGAAAGCTGGACCAGTGATCATGTCCTCAAGGTGTGTGGCAGGGAGGAATTTCTGAGTGGAGACTTCCAGCTCTCAAACTACCTGTGGGTCAGACACTGCCTCAAAAACTCACTGGAGCTTCATCTCTCAGTAGTTGCCATCTCATCTCTTCCAGATGACACAGTGAGTACAGAGTACTGGCCACTAGTGGACAGTCTTACTGGTCTCTCAAGCTCCCATGAGGAGCTCTGCCTTAAAAAAAAGGAAGTAGAGGACATTGTGCTGATTTCTCTGTGGGACTGCGAGAGAAAGTTCAGGGTTAAACTCCTGGGATTTGATATCCCAGATCTCCCAAGTAAGGTACCATCACTTGTTTACGTAGAGGCAACAATAATCTATGGTAAAAAGACCATATCTTCAATTTGCTCAACTCCGAAAGAGTTTACAGATGAAGTTCTGTGGAACACCTGGCTGGAGTTTGACATTTTGATCAGGGATATCCCTCAAGGTGCAAAACTAGGTCTCACAATTAATGCCACAGAGGCAGCTAAGGAAACAAAGTCAAGCTCCTCTAAGGTACCAGATCACCATAAGGGAAAATTGCAGGTACTATACTTCGTAAATCTCCAATTGATTGATCACAGATCGCTTCTTAGCCAAGGTCCACACACTCTGAACATGTGGCCTTTCCCAGAATGGGATGAGGAGGCAGTCACTTATGAAGCAGACAAGCTGTCTACTGCCACCAACCCTGATGTAGCCAACTCAATGGCGATTACCTTCATGCTGGATCGCTACAGCTTTCCTGTTGTCTTGCCTAATGGCAGGAGCTCCTCTTGTAGTGGTACATCTCCTGTTTCAGAGTCTTCTTCACTGGACCTTGCAGGGGAATCCAGACTCTCCGCCCCATTCAGTGAGGCTTCTTCAACAGCAACCTTAACAAGAATGAGGAACCTAAAAAAGTTCAAAGAAGAAAGTGTCCACTATGTCTCAAATTTACCTCAGTTTCTTCGCACAGTCAACTGGATGCTTCCAACTGTGGTCCAGGAGGTGCACTGGCTTTTGAGTCACTGGGGGCCAGAGGACATTGAGCTTTTTGTGGCCCTTGAGCTTCTGAGTGTGGATTTTGCGGACCTGAAGGTCAGAAGATTGGCAGTTCAAAGATTAGAGATTTTATCCAATGACGAGGTGCTTAAGTATCTGCTTCAGCTGGTTCag ACCCTTAAAGTCGAGCCATATCACGATAGCTTTCTGGCAAGATTCCTGCTAAAAAGAGCACTAAGG AGTAAACGCATTGGACACTTCTTCTTTTGGTATTTGCGAAGTGAGGTGGCAGGATGCCCGTTTTTCCGCCAGCGTATGGCAGTGATACTGGAGGCATACCTATTGGGCTGTGGAGAGGCAATGTTGGCTGAATTCCAGAGTCAAGTGCAAGTTGTCAGTTACCTGCATGACGTTGCTCTTGCAGTAAAGTTGCTCTACCCAGATAGGACAGATCTTCCATCAACAG CTCCTCAGAAGCTGCAGGAGTTACTGGAGAAGTGTGATTTACCCTCTGACTTCCAGGTGCCTTTTGATCCCCGTGTCAGAGCAGGAAGTATCATA CTAAAAGACTGTAAGATAATGGCATCAAAGAAAAAGCCACTCTGGCTGGAGTTCTCCTGCATTCAGTCAGAAGCTCCACCCTCTCCTCCAGTCGGCATCATCTTTAAACATGGAGATGACCTCCGACAGGACATGCTCATCATTCAG ACTCTCGTGGTTATGGACTCCATTTGGCAAGAAAAAGGTTTAGACTTGAATCTGGTGCCCTATGGATGCATTTCAACTGGATTTAACATAG GAATGATTGAAATTGTGCGAAATGCAATCACTATTGCCTCAGTTCAGAGGAGTCAGGGTGGAGTGGCGGGAGCTTTTAAAAACAATGCCCTGTATGACTGGCTTCAGACGAAGTGCCCATTCCAGGAAAAA CACTTTCAAGCTACAGAGAAGTTTGTGAACTCATGTGCCGGGTACTGTGTTGCCACGTATGTGCTGGGCATTGGTGACCGTCACAATGACAACATCATGATCACAGATCAAG GAAACTTGTTCCACATTGATTTTGGGCACATCTTGGGAAACACTAAGAGCTTTTGGGGAGTGAACAGAGAAAGGGTGCCATTTGTCCTCACCCCTGATTTCCTGTATGTTATGGGCAGGGTGAAAGGCCGTCCCAGTCTCTACTTCCAGAGATTTAGG GACACATGCATAAATGCCTATCTGTCCCTCCGAGCTCAGTCTCGGCTTCTTGTGACGCTCTTCTCTCTAATGCTCCTGACCGGAATCCCTGAGCTCAGCATGTCTCAAGACATGCTTTACCTGCGGACGGCACTGCAACAAGATCAGAGCGAGGAGGAGGCAAGAAATCATCTCCTGCAGCAGATTGCACTTTGTGAACACAAAGGTTGGACTGTGCAAGCTAACTGGTGGTTTCATTTGATGGCTGGCATTAAATAG
- the LOC101885849 gene encoding olfactory receptor 2G3, translating into MRFTRNLPFYILWTVGCTCPPPNQDALNITSDPLQPQDPGRCLFRSILPSDTTVQALLCVFILMTIISLVINGCTLFSIGSSEDLSWQPRFALLKSLIVSDVLLIVTQGPTLTYCLLQKTTLPYGFWCVFQFFINTVCVFCTVLTITCMALERYVYVCQAIYYISILTRKRLYCIVGFTWFTSVFFSTMITFLLSLGHKSALLDKPIAGLLCEPDTLEAHLGFPRAAAVFRKIVGLVVTLLCICSYSFSYVCMYQKAQNAVQPFHQVNNRARTTVMFYCSMLLVQMLPIFLKIASDAVYELEGNMAMYSGSWRSAGTLHITLLVMLQFPPCVNPLIYGLRNKEVRAALPRLLFWRRENRH; encoded by the coding sequence ATGCGTTTCACGCGCAATTTGCCATTCTACATACTATGGACTGTAGGCTGCACCTGTCCACCTCCAAACCAGGATGCCCTGAACATCACTTCAGACCCCCTCCAGCCGCAGGACCCGGGACGCTGCCTCTTCAGATCCATCCTGCCCTCGGATACAACTGTGCAGGCGCTGCTGTGCGTCTTCATACTGATGACCATCATCTCCCTCGTGATCAACGGGTGCACTTTGTTCAGCATCGGCAGTTCTGAAGACTTGTCCTGGCAGCCGCGCTTTGCCCTGCTGAAGAGCCTCATAGTCAGTGATGTTCTCCTCATCGTCACCCAAGGTCCAACACTCACATACTGCCTGCTCCAGAAGACCACGCTGCCCTATGGATTTTGGTGCGTCTTTCAGTTCTTTATCAACACTGTTTGCGTTTTCTGCACTGTGCTTACTATAACCTGCATGGCCCTGGAGCGCTACGTCTACGTGTGCCAGGCTATATATTATATTAGCATACTAACCAGAAAGCGACTTTACTGCATAGTTGGTTTCACGTGGTTTACGTCGGTGTTCTTTTCCACAATGATCACATTTTTACTCAGTTTGGGTCACAAAAGCGCACTGCTGGACAAACCTATAGCCGGACTGCTTTGTGAGCCGGACACTTTGGAGGCCCACCTGGGCTTTCCTCGGGCTGCAGCGGTGTTTCGGAAGATTGTTGGGCTTGTTGTGACGCTGCTTTGCATTTGTTCCTACTCGTTCTCGTACGTTTGCATGTACCAGAAGGCGCAAAACGCCGTTCAGCCTTTCCATCAGGTCAACAACAGAGCGCGCACGACCGTAATGTTTTACTGCTCCATGCTGCTGGTTCAGATGCTCCCCATCTTTTTAAAAATCGCCTCAGATGCTGTATATGAGCTCGAAGGCAACATGGCTATGTATTCTGGAAGCTGGCGCTCTGCCGGGACGCTCCACATCACGCTGCTTGTgatgcttcagtttccccccTGCGTTAATCCACTCATTTACGGGCTGCGCAACAAGGAGGTGCGGGCGGCTCTGCCCAGGCTGCTGTTCTGGAGGAGGGAGAACCGACACTAA